In Globicephala melas chromosome 20, mGloMel1.2, whole genome shotgun sequence, the genomic window TATCACgttgttattaaatatttatatgtagtcacatatttaaaaattgtgggaTGAAAAACATGTTAAATGGGTGGTAGGATTAAGATGGTTTATATTTTGACTTCTAATATTtttgacagctttattgaggtataattggcacaTAATAAGCTTTACATACTTAAAGAGTATAACTTGATAAGTATTGACATGtgtacacctgtgaaaccatcaccttACCTATATTTCTTAATTCTTCTAAAGTGATGATACACTGTGGGTTTTatgttttctacttaaaaaaaaaaaaaaaggaaagcctaTCAGTCATTGAGCTGGCTGAACCAGGAGGGAAAGGGATCAGTGCCCACTTCCAGAAGGTTGGGCAGTGGACGGCAGGCAGGCCTTTCTGGAATCTGGAAAGGGAGGGCTGGAGATCAGAATAGACTTGGGATCCCTGGTCCCTGGGCCACCTTCTCAGGCCTGGGCCTTCCCTGGGACTCAGTGGGcggaggaaagatggaaggaggcCCAGGGCTAAGGCATCCAGACTCACCTTGCTCTTCCCCAGGAGGCCTCTGCAACCTGTGCTCAGACAGGGCCAACAAGGAGCACATCCTGCAGACTGGGGGTGTCCCACTCATCATCGACTGCCTGTCCAGTCCCAACGAGGAGACCGTGCTGTCCGCCGTGACCACGATCATGTACCTGAGCTCGCCGGGCTCCAGCTCGCACCCCGAGCTGACCGCCACGCCCGTGGTCCAGTGCATGGTGCGCTTCTCCCTCTCGGCCAACGCGAGGCTCCGGAACCTGGCCCAGATCTTCCTGGAAGACTTCTGCTCCCCCAGCCAGGTGGCCGAAGCCCGCAGCCGGCGGGCTCACTCTGCCCTGGGGATCCCACTACCAAGGGCTGAGGCCCCGCAGCAGCCCTGATCCAAGGCGCCCTCAGGCCGCGGCACCGGCACTGCCAGAGACAAGACCAGAATCCCGGTGGGGACTCAGGAAGTGGGAGCAGCAAAGCTCCCACTGTGCACGTTCTCCCCAAGTGGTGCTTTGTCAACCCCTTTAAAGGCGAGTTTTCTCAGTGGGACAGGTGTTTACACTGTGATGAAAGGCACCAGGAGATGAGTGAGGAAGCCAGACTTTGAGACACGTGGAGAAGGAAATTGAAGGGTGCCGTTTTGACAGGCTGACGCTCTCAACCAGCTAGAGGCGAAGGTCCTGCCTCCTGGCCCACCCCGCCACCGAGCTGTCACCCTCGTGTGAGAAGCAGCAGGTCCCTAGACCCAGAGGCTCTGCAGATGGTGTTTCTCCTGAGGAACAGCTGGGCCTGGGGCTTAGGAGAGTTGCCTGAGCTTGAGGAAACAGGCATCATACCTTAACAGAAGTGTCGGGAGTAATTCTGAGAAATAGAAATGAGAAGCCTTGTTGTTAAAAGTATTTCGGGGCCCTGGGAAGCTGGGGAAGTGTTGTGTCCACTGCTGTGGAGGCCGGATACCTGTCCTGCAAGCTCTCCAGGCTGGGTGTTGGGCATGGTGAATGCTGGCCTGGAGAACTCTGTGGCCCAGGATTAACTGTTTATCTACACAGGCCTATCAGCCGGGGACCATGTTAGGGCTTCAAAGACGAAGACGTGGTTCCTGATCTTGAGTGTCACAGCCCAGTGACTGTTAACATGGCCATCAGGCATTAAGACGGAGGCCATGAGGGTGACACATTAGAATACAGGCACAAACTCTACGAGCTGTTGTCTTTTCCCTTCACCACCCCATGGTACTTGCCTGGAAGCCCTGGCCTGCCTTCTCTGCCATCAGGGTTagtgaggtggtggtggtggggtcccTGTCCCTGGAAATCTGTCTCAGGCTGGCTTCAGGGATGCAAGTAAGAGAGGTGCTCGAGGGAGATGGGACCAGATACTGACAGCAAGCGAATGGCTCAGAGTCTAGTGTCAGCTGCTCAGCACGGGGGAAGGGGTGTGGGCCCCCTTAGAAAGGTGGGGTTCAGGAGCAGTGGAAGGTCCTGGCCTCCCTTAAggatgacctcttttttttttcttttttaaaattttatttatttttggctgcgttgggtctttgttgctgcgcgcgggctttctctggttgcagcaagcggggctactcttcattgcggtgcacaggcttctcattgcagtggcttctcttgttgcagagcacgggctgtagggcgcgcaggcttcagtagttgtggcacgtgggctcagtagttgtggctcgcgggctctagagcacaggcccagtagttgtggcacagttgctccgtggcatgtgtgatcttcctggaccagggatcgaacccgtgtcccctgcactggcaggcagattcttaaccactgcgccaccaggaaagcccaaggaTGACCTCTTACATGGCCAAGGAAAGGCAGATTCGAGAGGAATGGTTTCCAGGTGGACGTGGAGGTGGGCAGACTATGGAACTAATGGACTAAGGAGacgagagggagggaggcaaaggCCTCCTCATTGGCCTCTGTCCCAGCTgcccctgtggggctcctgtCCCTTCGCTTCCCCCAAATAAAAGGCCATAAGAGAGCAGTGAGCCAAAGTGTTTTATTAAAAAGGTTCCTGATTTTCCCACCATGTTTCCAGGCCAGCTCTGCCAGGAGGGTTCAGGTGGCTGGCACAGTGCTGAGGGGTCATTGCCATGATGCTGCCCTGTCACTCAGTTCTGCCTGGGCTCCCTGCTGGTCTGCCTTCCCTTCCTTCAGCTACTGTCCACGGCCATGGCCCCTCGCCTTATTCCTGGGGCGGCCCCAGGCCGGTTCGGTCCCGCTGCAGGGCTCCCCGCTTGCTATCTATAATCTCCTTCCAGTTGTCACTCCAGGAGAGCAGCCGTCTCCGTGGGGGGGGCAGGGCCAGGTGCTGGTTGTGGCAGCAGGTGAACAAGATGTGCTCCCAGCTTGGGGTCTCCTCTTGGCCTGGGACAGGACACGGGAGGAAGGCAGTGATACACTCTGTAATCTGGTTATTTTTACCCCCTCTCCCTAATCCCAGCAGGCTAGATGCCTGGAGGTTGCTAGGGAAAAGGGCTCCTACCTTGAATGGTGTCCTTGTCATCAATGAGCAGGTCCCCCAAGACCACCGTCTTGTCCCTCGTCAAGATAATGCGCTCCACAAACTGGGGCCCCAGGTGCTTCTCCACCCAGCGGTACTGTGAGGTGGGCATAGGTGGCTCAGTAGGGCCTGATGGGCCCTTGAAGTCAGGGCCAGTGAGCAAGTAGGTGTGAGGGAGGGTCTACAGCAGCTCATGAGAGAGAGGGCTCCCctctaccccccaccccacccccgactgTCTGTGTTTCTGCCGCTTTCTTTAGAAGACCAGGGCTTAGGAGCCTAAGTCTGCGGGTGAAGTGCTGGGGCAGCCGCACCTTCTCGTGCACACAGTGGTCGTACTTCATCAGAGGGCTGGTGCAGATGAAGACCTCGGTGctgcgggggggggaggggggcggttaGACAGGGTGATGCCAGCGcctgctccccaccccttccctccccgcCCTTCCTCACTCCTGCATGTCATTCATCTCCCGCATTGCTTCCAAGGCTCCAGGGATGGGCTCCAAGTCTAGGAAAAAGCCTGGGGCTTCATACACACTGGCCACTTTGTCCTGAAAGATACAGTGTTCCTGTCCTGGCTCTGATCCCAGCAGACCTCTCCAGCCCCAGCGAGGACTCTCGAAGTTCCTGGGGGCGCTTCGGTCCCCAAATCAGAGTCTCAGGTAGAGGACTTTGTTCAGGGGTAAGTACTCCCCCAGACTGTCTAGTCCTGAGGTGAACTGTGGATTCTGAAGTGAGAGCTTTGTTAATTTTAAACAGGAAGGTGTCACTGGACATGGAGCAGAGACAGTCCTGACCCAAGGGGAGGTCTCCCCGCTCCCAGGTGTCCTGTGGGGTCGGGGCTCCCCGCTCCAGGGCGGCCCCGCGCCGCCGGGCCCCCCCACCTCCCTACCGCCAGGTCCGGGCGCAGGGCTCGGTACTGCTCGCAGGCGAGGAAGCCGCGGCGCTCCTGCAGCGGCACGTACGGCTCCCGGGGGAAGCTTCGGCGGAAGCCCCGCAGGAGGCCGGCCTCGAAATCCGCCAGAACGCCGTCCATGTCCACCAGCAGCCGCACTGGCCGCCCGCGCCGCGCAGCCATCTGCAACGCCATCGCAGCTAGGCAGGCGGCCCGGCGGAAATGTGGCCCCGGCAGCCGCCGCGCGGAGCTGGGCAAGGGGACTGCAGCTTCCGGAGCCGTGGGGTGGGCGGGCCCGACCGCGGCTGATTTGCATGGGCAGCCCCGtttcgggggggtggggggcggcgtgGCGATGGCTTGGGCTGCTTTCTGGTCTGAGGACGCACCTACGTGCACATCAGCAGCCTTCCACGCTGTAGCAGACGTCCTCGCTCACCCCGAATGTTACTCGGGGCAGAACTTCCAGGGGCCCGACAGGAGGGACTATCCTAAATACTGGGAAGCGTCGTCTAACAAGGAGTCAAGCCTCCTTAAACCTGAGACGCCATACCTGCGCACCCTGCTGTGGGGACCGGAGCAGAGCTTCCGCCCCGTCACGGCAGCACCAACCCACGGCCCGAATCACGGGGACTCCCAGTAACGGTTAGAAGTGAATGAATCTGCTGAAGACAACTGGTTCGTGTGAGCAGAGCTCCTCAGAGACGAATTCATAAACCAGAGTTGGCGTGAAACATGGGAGCATCTGCTTTAAACATCCAGTTCCACCTGGAAGAGGCGATTTTTCCACCAGGCTCAGGTAATCGGGACAGTCCTTTCTGTGGACCTGACAGGTCTCTAGGATCGGCAGCTCCACCCTCCTCTAGAAATTGCTGAGCATTGCTAAGTTTTGTTGACTCTCCTTTTCGTAGATTTCACACAATTTCCTGActacatgtaaatatatttacCTACAGACTAGATTCGGATTTGAGTAAGTGACCCATCTTCCTGTAGTTCCCCACCTCAGCACCCCAATATGTCTAAACCCAATGGAACAGAAGCATAAGGAAGGGGAGCCTGGcgatctaattttaaaatgctaaagaCGTAGAATAGACATCAGCAGTAAACACCAAGCCACTTGAGGCACATAACTGTGTAAAAAGTCCACACTGTCAACAAAATGCTGATTCTTCTGCCATCGTCATCATTTTAAGATCATTCAACTTCATCTTCTAAACCCTAAGCTTTCTAACtggaaaattcaacacccttagCAAACATGTTTACATAGAATTTTCTACAATCTGTAATAGTACCAAAATGACTGGCAGAACACCTTTAGGCTAGGCACTTACCTTCACAGAATAAAAAACTAAAGCCAAGTTACAAGTTGTGACACAAATCAGGGACCTCTCTTGCCCAGGAGCTCCACCATTACTGAGAGAAAAGGGTGCAGGTTCCCTATCTCTGAAGTCATGACAAACCGTAACTCAGGTGATTGGTAGGGCTAACCTGTTCTGGTGAACCTGGAAAGACTGTAGCACAGCTGTTgattttccattttgcagatactTTACACAGTAAGGGAGAAACACTTAACACCTCCACAACCTATGGTCACCCTTATTCTTCCCAAAGACATGCCCAGTAAGTCAGAATAGCTGGTGGTTACACACTAGGTTTGAGTCATTTCAGTCATGGGAAGGTTTTTAGAGGTGACCTCATTCAAAAGTCTTGCTTTTAAGTTAGGAACCTGAGCTTCCAAATGACAAGCCCAAGGCACATAGCTGGTCGGTAGCACAGCTAGACCTAAAAAGCCGATTTACAGTGCCCAATGGACACTTAATATAGCATGTTGGTCTGGAACTTTCTGCCTAGCACCTAGTGAGCTTTCTCCCATCTTCTGTCTCCTGTATCACTTGAGAGGACTCAGATGACCCTGTCCCCTTCTATCTACGTGGACCCTTCCTTTGGAGCCTTCTTCTCTGACCACCCACCATTGAGAAGCACCCTACAGGCATGAGAGGACTTGAAATTTTGAATGTTAGCACCCAGCACAGGAGGGTAGGTGGTAGAAGAGTGTGAAGGGTATTGGCTAATAATTATTTTGGATACCAATTATCCATATTATTCCTGTATTTTATTACCAGAGAgccattaattttcattttggcatTCTGAACTCGTGCTCTCTGACTTGAAAGCTGCTTTCTTTAGAGAGAAGCCCACTTCTCTCTGGGCCTTCCTTAGTGTGTTTTAACTTTAATGGCTCATCAAATCATTGGGCAACAAGGTTGATagtaacaaagaaaaaagcaactaAGCAAGTAGAACTCCTGAAACAATCTCAAAAAGATGACACAGGACACAGTGTTTCAAAATTTGTACATTGTTTACTTTAAGCAACAGTCCAGGATT contains:
- the NT5C gene encoding 5'(3')-deoxyribonucleotidase, cytosolic type; the protein is MALQMAARRGRPVRLLVDMDGVLADFEAGLLRGFRRSFPREPYVPLQERRGFLACEQYRALRPDLADKVASVYEAPGFFLDLEPIPGALEAMREMNDMQDTEVFICTSPLMKYDHCVHEKYRWVEKHLGPQFVERIILTRDKTVVLGDLLIDDKDTIQGQEETPSWEHILFTCCHNQHLALPPPRRRLLSWSDNWKEIIDSKRGALQRDRTGLGPPQE
- the ARMC7 gene encoding armadillo repeat-containing protein 7 isoform X1, with the protein product MAQKPKVDPHVGRLGYLQALVTEFQATESQDAKEQVLANLANFAYDPSNYQYLRQLQVLDLFLDSLSEENETLVEFAIGGLCNLCSDRANKEHILQTGGVPLIIDCLSSPNEETVLSAVTTIMYLSSPGSSSHPELTATPVVQCMVRFSLSANARLRNLAQIFLEDFCSPSQVAEARSRRAHSALGIPLPRAEAPQQP